The DNA window CTTTTTCTACCAATCAGATTCTCGAACATTATTGATCCAGACAGTTCAGTTTGAACACTAGCACTATAGGTTGATTTACAGGACTGTGCTTGACAAACAATCACTTTAGAAAAAACTTTATTCTGGCTACTTTGCAGATCTCCTACATCTGAGGCAAAttacaaaagaggaaaaaaaacatttttaaaaagacaaatattgACTAACATAAAAGCAACCCCAGTGAGCGAACGTAATAATGCTGTAAACGGCCTTATGATTAAAATAATCAAAAAGTACTCGGGAGGATAACATCATACACACACGCAATTAGGAGAGCATTGGCGAGCAAGGGGACATCTAACACGACAAGGAAAAGGTTTCATCTGCACTCATCTCGTGTCCTCTTCCAGAAACTTCTCCGACTGAGCTGCAGTTAATTCTGAATTCTTCTAATGCTTTCAGATGACTGCCTCAAAGTAACCTGCAGCTTTCCTGACAACTCCTGCTCACCTCCTCGCCTCTCCTAAGACTGAAGCCTGTTGAATGGATACAGGATAGAACAAAATGTTATTCTGCACTGTCATGCGCTCGCTCAACTGTGTCATGACGGATGTGCGAAACTGAGCGCTACGTACCAATAACAAGAGGAGATTAATAGCGCCGGGAGCCGTAGCCACCTCCGCCGCCGCCACTGCCGCCCCCTCCAGATCCATAGCCGCCACCTGAGGAGACCGCACCAACATTAGAACACGTGGCATGATACCACAGCAGACACGCCATCACGTACCTCCATATGGACTGGAGTTACGGCCATAGTTGTTTCCCCTCATTGGGCCATAATTGGACTGCTGCCCGCCATAGTTTCCAAAATCATTGTAGTTTCCGCCACCTCCGTACCCTGGTGATGCAAATGTTGAGTTTGGCCTGGTCGGTTCATACTATCGTTCCACGTCATGCTCACCTCGATCATTTCCACCGTAGCCTCCGTTGCAGTTGCCACCATATCCTCCTCCATGGTTTCCATATCCGGGACCACCACCACCGTAGCCCCCTCCACCTCGGCCTCCGTACCCTCCACCACCATAGCCACCATCTGGACCAATGACAGACCAGGAAAACTTAGCTCCAGGAAGACTAGACAACACACCTGATTATTGTTCATTTCCTGCTGGAATCATTTCCGTGTCAGTTTCCTGCTCACCATTGTCATAGTCGTCGTAGCCGCCACGCCCTCCATTGTATCCACCTGCATCACAGAGAACAAATATTTGTAAGCGCAGCTCACACCATTAGCATCCTCACGAGGaaaaaagtcaaacaacaaaaatagattCAAGCACTCCATGAAAACTATTTACATTCAAAAGAATCTAATTGGAGAATGAAAAGCTAACCATGACGGTACAGCTGTCAACTTTCACTGTGTGCCGTTTCTAGAAAGCTTTTAAAACAATTTGCAGTCATTAGGCCGGTCAAAGTCGCGGCAGCTTCTCACACAGCACTCCCAGATGAGGGAACTGGTTTGGCAGGATGTAATACAAGATTGCAGTTTAGACAAAACCAACCACCCGAGCTCTTGAAGAGATGCCGGCTCATATACATATCAATCATGGAAACTATTACAGCCTCTGAACACGCACCTCTGTTGAAGCCACCGCCTCCTTTGCCCATGAAGTTTCCAGGTCCTCCACTTCTCCCTTTTGTGAAGACAGTGAGAATTCAGGTTCTAGCCAGCCGACCGCCTCAGGATAAGAGAGCGAACATCTTACCCCTGCTATTGGACATGGCATTCATCTCCTGCTTGGAGAGGGCTTTCCTGACTTCACAGTTGTGGTGGTTGATGGTGTGGTATTTTTGCGCTACAAGAAAAGAAATGGTTCAATAAAAGCTTCATTTGCAGAGAGTCTGGACCTCGTTTGAAACTGCAGCATACCAACGATCTTATCGACTGTGTCGTGGTCGTCGAAAGTGACGAAGCAGAAGCCTCTTTTCTTTGATGTGGCACGTTCCATCATTATCTCAATGGACTCAATGTTTCCATATCGTTCAAAGTATTCTCGAATGTGGTACTCCTCTGTGTCCTCCTTAATGCCACCCACGAAGATCTTCTTCACTGTCAGGTGGGCACCTGGCTTATTGGAGTCCTGAAACAAGAAAATTAATGAGCAGAGAAGTACACACCATCTCACACAGAGAGACATTCTGTTGCCACGTTACCTCTCTGGACACAGCTCTCTTTGGTTCCACCACTCGGCCATCAACTTTATGAGGCCTTTCTTTCATCGCTTCATCAACTTCCTTCACAGAGGAGTAGGTGACAAAGCCAAACCCCCGAGAACGCTTGCCGACGGGGTCCCTCATCACCTAAATAAAAGTATATGATGCTTTGAAACATTATACGTACACATGTTAAATGTAGGGCAATTCACTGGAAAATTGTTCAGCATCATGTTCCTACTGAGGCACACGACGGAGATACAGATTTTCCAAGAAAAAGAATgttaaaacagcaaaaaatacaGTTCAGTGTGAACTCAAATGCAAGTTGTTCCAAAAGCTGATAGAATTTTGAACCAACCAACTAGATTGGAAATAATTTTCCAAAAAAGGGAAGTGAATTAATCCGATATAGTAGTCAGGCGGGACAATGACCACCAATATCAGTACTTCATAACAAGTCAAGTTATACAAGTtttataataaattaaatagtcaggggaaaaaaataagtaTCATGTTGCAG is part of the Synchiropus splendidus isolate RoL2022-P1 chromosome 10, RoL_Sspl_1.0, whole genome shotgun sequence genome and encodes:
- the hnrnpa3 gene encoding heterogeneous nuclear ribonucleoprotein A3; its protein translation is MSRDHYDSSTVGCKMEGDSDERETREPEQQRKLFIGGLSFETTEESLRAHFEKWGTLVDCVVMRDPVGKRSRGFGFVTYSSVKEVDEAMKERPHKVDGRVVEPKRAVSREDSNKPGAHLTVKKIFVGGIKEDTEEYHIREYFERYGNIESIEIMMERATSKKRGFCFVTFDDHDTVDKIVAQKYHTINHHNCEVRKALSKQEMNAMSNSRGRSGGPGNFMGKGGGGFNRGGYNGGRGGYDDYDNDGGYGGGGYGGRGGGGYGGGGPGYGNHGGGYGGNCNGGYGGNDRGYGGGGNYNDFGNYGGQQSNYGPMRGNNYGRNSSPYGGGGYGSGGGGSGGGGGGYGSRRY